The Acidobacteriota bacterium genomic interval TCCTAGCACTGCCCTTAAGGGCAGTGTGTAAAAGGTTTTTATTTAAATTTAAATCATCTATTTGCATGCACCAGAATGGTGCATGTAGGAGGGTGCGGAATACATATTCCGACACCCTCCTATGTTCGGGGAAGCCTCTTCCCCATACCCCTTCAGTGTGCTGTCGGAGAGATTTTTTTGCCTGTAAAGATATGTAAGGAACAACACACTAACATGAAAACGATAAGAATAGTAGTCTTAATCTTAGCTTTATTTTTACCCCAAAAATTTACAAAAATCTTTCTACCAAATGGAAATTCAATCATTGCTGAAATTGCTTCAACTGAGGAAGAAAGAACCAAAGGATTGATGTTTAGAAAAAAATTAAATCAAAATCACGGAATGATTTTTATATTTGAAAGAGAAGGAAGATATAGCTTCTGGATGAAGAATACATTAATTCCTCTAGATATGATCTTTATAAACTCAAAGAAAATAATAGTGGATATCATAGAAAATGTCCCTCCATGCTTCATCGAACCGTGCGAAACCTATGTGCCAAATGAAGATTGCCAGTATGTGCTTGAAGTAAACTCAGGAAAAGCAAAAAAAGAAGGACTGAAAATAGGAGATAAATTATTGTTCAATATTAATAGATAAGAGGTCAATCATCTTCTGAACAATATATCGACGAGCATCTAAATACCTAAGAAACAATTGATTCTTGAATACTGAACATACATGAGTGCTCCCGCACTAACTTTATTTATTCCAAAAAAATTAAGTGATTGAAGTAGAGATATTATGAATTCCTTAATTTATAGCAAACGCATAAAATATTGTTACATGTAGGGCAAGGCTTTAGCCTTGCATTAAGCAACCCCCGAATCAAGTTCGGGGCAGGCTCTAAAGGGTTGCCCTACAATTTATTCAATGCGTTTGTATTAGGTAATAATAAGTTAGTGCGGGATTGGGGAAAATACAGCGCGTTTTTGAAGTCACCCTTGCTAATTACTCTGAAATCTCTAAGCAAAGTGGATCGCTGCTCTCTGTAATTGATTTATTTGATTTTTCTTCTAATTTTTAATTATTATTTACTTCTAAGCTTGTTTTTGCATATTATAAAAAACATAAAAGAGAGGAGGAATAATATGATAAAGAAAAGTTATTTACTTTCGCCGGGACCTACACCTGTCCCACCAGAATCTCTTTCCATTTCTTCTGAACCAGTAATCCATCATAGAACTCCTGAGTTTTCAAAGATATTCATGGAGGTATCTGAAGACCTCAAATATGTCTTTCAGACAAAAGAGGAGGTCTACATTCTTTTATCTTCAGGTACAGGCGCTATGGAAGCAGCAGTTGTAAACACACTCTCACCTGGAGATAAAGTACTGGTAATTAACGGCGGAAAATTTGGAGAAAGATGGAGAGATATAGCAAAAGCATATGGTCTAAATGTTTTAGAAATCACCCTTGAATGGGGTGAGCCATACTCCAAAGAAGAGTTAAAAGATGAACTGAAAAAAGACCCTGCTATAAAAGCAGTCCTTGCAACTTTATCAGA includes:
- a CDS encoding DUF192 domain-containing protein, which encodes MPVKICKEQHTNMKTIRIVVLILALFLPQKFTKIFLPNGNSIIAEIASTEEERTKGLMFRKKLNQNHGMIFIFEREGRYSFWMKNTLIPLDMIFINSKKIIVDIIENVPPCFIEPCETYVPNEDCQYVLEVNSGKAKKEGLKIGDKLLFNINR